GAAAAATTCATCCGACCATCAATTTGGATCATGTGGATGATGCACTTCTGGGCTATGATTTTGTGCCTCTAAAAGCGCAAGATTATAAGGTCAATGTGGGCCTTGGAAACTCGTTTGGATTTGGTGGACATAATGCCTGCATTCTTTTTCAGGGGTTTGATGCATGAGAAAAGAAGAATCCTTTGGTATTATTCCTTTAAGGCAGCAGAGAAAAGAGTGGGAAGTTTTGCTCGTCGAACACTTGAAAGGACATTGGAGTTTTCCAAAAGGACATCTGGATGAAGGAGAGACGCCCCAGATTACAGCAGAAAGAGAACTGATGGAAGAAACGGGCCTAGAAGTGGAAAAATATTTGTTTCCTGATGTGCTAAAAGAAAAGTACTTTTTTTTTGATAAGGACGAAGAGGTGAGAAAAACAGCGCACTATTTTGTGGCGATGGTCAAAGGACAAGAAAGGCCGCAGCCAGAAGAGATAAAAACCTGCAAGTGGTTTTCTCTTCAAGATGGGGCAAGCGCATGTACCTATAAAAACACAAGAGAGCTTGTGCTCGATATGATCAAACTTTTGGAGGGACTATGACAACACTTCAACTAACAAAACAACCATTTAGTTTAAAAGCGTTTGAGCTTATAAAATTTGCATCAAGTATCTGTTTGATTGCAATAAGCGCTCAACTCTCTATTTATTTACCCAACAATCCTGTGCCGGTGATTTGGTACATGAATGTGCTTTTTTTATATGCCGCCATAAAAGGTGCAAAGCAAGGCGCATTGTTTACCATGAGTTATTTGGGATTAGCTGCAGTAGGATTTCCTCTTTTAGCCAATGGGGCTTGTGGACCTTTACATTTTTTAGGACCGACAACAGGCTATTTGATCGGAATGATTCCAGCAAGCTTTGTCACAGGGTATTTGATGGAAAAAGGATTTTCGAAAAGCGCGCTTTATAGTTTTTTTGCTTTTGTAGTTGGTAACAGTTTTGTCTATTTTACAGGTGTGCCACATCTTGCGCAATTTGTCGGCATGAAACAAGCGCTTTATTTAGGGATCGTGCCCT
This genomic stretch from Chlamydiota bacterium harbors:
- the mutT4 gene encoding putative mutator protein MutT4, with the protein product MRKEESFGIIPLRQQRKEWEVLLVEHLKGHWSFPKGHLDEGETPQITAERELMEETGLEVEKYLFPDVLKEKYFFFDKDEEVRKTAHYFVAMVKGQERPQPEEIKTCKWFSLQDGASACTYKNTRELVLDMIKLLEGL
- the bioY gene encoding Biotin transporter BioY, whose product is MTTLQLTKQPFSLKAFELIKFASSICLIAISAQLSIYLPNNPVPVIWYMNVLFLYAAIKGAKQGALFTMSYLGLAAVGFPLLANGACGPLHFLGPTTGYLIGMIPASFVTGYLMEKGFSKSALYSFFAFVVGNSFVYFTGVPHLAQFVGMKQALYLGIVPFIPGFIFKNLVCTYFYQRLHR